From Serinicoccus profundi, the proteins below share one genomic window:
- a CDS encoding ABC transporter substrate-binding protein, whose amino-acid sequence MRRTAVITLALSATLGLAACGGGGDPMDTDTGGDNADAGSSGEAGGDAGSLTIGSANFPENELLAEIYAAALDDAGVEVDTQLNIGSREAYIAGIEDGSIDAIPEYTGGLATFLNPEITATSSEDVLADLQENLPEEMQVLEISEAEDKDSLVVTAETAEELDLTSIADLADHAGDLTLGGPPEFESRPNGVDGLSEVYGLEFASFRSLAAGANLTVQSLANGQVDVANIFTTNPAIEENDFVVLEDPESLFAAQNVVPLIRADAVTPTIEETLNEVSAALDTDNLTSMMVQVQSEGEDPAEVAREFVDENL is encoded by the coding sequence ATGCGCCGCACCGCAGTGATCACCCTCGCCCTGAGTGCCACCCTCGGCCTCGCCGCCTGCGGCGGCGGAGGCGACCCCATGGACACCGACACCGGCGGCGACAACGCCGACGCCGGCAGCAGCGGTGAAGCCGGCGGCGACGCCGGCAGCCTCACCATCGGCTCGGCCAACTTCCCGGAGAACGAGCTGCTCGCCGAGATCTACGCCGCGGCCCTCGACGACGCCGGGGTGGAGGTCGACACCCAGCTCAACATCGGCAGCCGCGAGGCCTACATCGCCGGCATCGAGGACGGCTCGATCGACGCCATCCCCGAGTACACCGGTGGCCTCGCGACCTTCCTCAACCCCGAGATCACCGCGACCTCCTCCGAGGATGTCCTGGCCGACCTGCAGGAGAACCTCCCCGAGGAGATGCAGGTGCTGGAGATCAGCGAGGCCGAGGACAAGGACTCCCTCGTCGTCACCGCCGAGACGGCCGAGGAGCTCGACCTCACGAGCATCGCCGACCTGGCCGACCACGCCGGCGACCTGACCCTTGGCGGACCGCCGGAGTTCGAGAGCCGGCCCAACGGCGTCGACGGGCTGAGCGAGGTCTACGGCCTGGAGTTCGCCAGCTTCCGGTCCCTGGCGGCGGGCGCCAACCTCACCGTGCAGTCCCTGGCCAACGGCCAGGTCGACGTCGCCAACATCTTCACCACCAACCCGGCCATCGAGGAGAACGACTTCGTCGTGCTCGAGGACCCGGAGTCCCTCTTCGCCGCCCAGAACGTCGTGCCCCTCATCCGGGCCGATGCGGTCACCCCGACCATCGAGGAGACCCTCAACGAGGTCTCGGCCGCGCTGGACACCGACAACCTCACCTCGATGATGGTGCAGGTGCAGAGCGAGGGCGAGGACCCGGCGGAGGTCGCCCGGGAGTTCGTCGACGAGAACCTCTGA
- a CDS encoding MerR family transcriptional regulator: MAAAMGQARYTVKQVADLTGVAPATLRAWERRYAVVAPQRSSSRYRLYDQADVRRLTRMAELVREGSPASLAATQVRDEESVQNATAEFRSVDGPPVADLIEAAQRYDQQLLTRVLDRALSKVSFEHALEGWLMPALTELGRAWERGEVDVGSEHFVSAAVHRRLSAAFDAAGLNEGAPVALVGLPAGALHQLGALAFAVCLRRQGIDVRFLGADVPHASWEHSVRTLNPAGVVVSVPMPRDAEAAAELIASLEESHPTLRAWVGGHGTADRALGTPLPPSAVEAARTVSRDLLRR, translated from the coding sequence GTGGCCGCAGCGATGGGGCAGGCGCGCTACACCGTCAAGCAGGTGGCGGATCTCACCGGTGTGGCACCGGCCACCCTGCGTGCCTGGGAGCGTCGGTATGCCGTCGTCGCCCCGCAGCGCAGCTCCTCGCGCTACCGGCTCTACGACCAGGCCGACGTGCGCCGCCTCACCCGTATGGCCGAGCTCGTCCGCGAGGGGAGCCCGGCCTCGCTCGCGGCCACCCAGGTGCGGGACGAGGAGTCGGTGCAGAACGCCACCGCCGAGTTCCGCAGCGTGGACGGACCGCCGGTCGCCGACCTCATCGAGGCCGCCCAGCGCTACGACCAGCAGCTGCTCACCCGGGTGCTCGACCGCGCGTTGTCCAAGGTGTCCTTCGAGCACGCGCTGGAGGGCTGGCTCATGCCCGCCCTCACCGAGCTGGGTCGGGCCTGGGAGCGGGGGGAGGTCGACGTCGGCAGCGAGCACTTCGTGTCGGCCGCCGTCCACCGACGCCTCTCGGCGGCCTTCGACGCAGCCGGGCTCAACGAGGGCGCGCCCGTCGCGCTCGTGGGCCTGCCTGCGGGGGCGCTGCACCAGCTCGGGGCGCTGGCCTTCGCCGTCTGCCTGCGCCGGCAGGGCATCGACGTGCGCTTCCTCGGCGCGGATGTCCCGCACGCCAGCTGGGAGCACTCGGTCCGGACCCTGAACCCCGCCGGGGTGGTGGTCTCGGTGCCGATGCCCCGGGACGCCGAGGCGGCGGCCGAGCTCATCGCGAGCCTCGAGGAGTCCCACCCCACCCTGCGGGCGTGGGTCGGGGGCCACGGCACGGCCGACCGCGCACTCGGCACCCCGCTGCCACCCTCCGCCGTGGAGGCCGCGCGCACCGTGTCGCGCGACCTCCTGCGGCGCTGA
- a CDS encoding amylo-alpha-1,6-glucosidase, which translates to MHAQASSPPQPPRAGRIGARAAILTGETHDLATAAEVGKILHEVRRASFEDHEIALPPLYYGTVDATPLWICLLHDTWRFGLPTEGLREFLPTLQAALGWMERSVAQSTDGLLRYLDDSGHGLSNQGWKDSGDAMRRADGSIAPAPIALLEAQGYAVEAARGAARLLEALGEGDPAGWRSWADALAGRVRDHFWVGSGEEAYLAMALDRDGRPVDGVGSNMGHVLETGLLTEEESARVVRRLMRPDLLTPFGVATLSADNPAYNPLGYHTGSVWTHDTAIALRGLVATGHRAEADIVIEALLRLAQAVDGRFPELTSGEPLGSTAVPYPASCRPQAWSAATAGVLMTAAVGLEVDVPGGVVRTDPSGVLPRQWRLQGVTVAGEELTLEGGPEPRS; encoded by the coding sequence GTGCACGCGCAGGCATCCTCACCACCCCAGCCACCCCGGGCGGGAAGGATCGGTGCACGCGCAGCCATCCTCACCGGCGAGACGCACGACCTGGCCACCGCGGCGGAGGTCGGCAAGATCCTGCACGAGGTGCGGCGCGCCTCCTTCGAGGACCACGAGATCGCGCTGCCGCCGCTCTACTACGGCACGGTCGACGCCACCCCGCTGTGGATCTGCCTGCTGCACGACACGTGGCGGTTCGGCCTGCCCACCGAGGGCCTGCGCGAGTTCCTCCCCACCCTCCAGGCGGCGCTGGGCTGGATGGAGCGCAGCGTCGCGCAGTCCACGGACGGCCTGCTGCGCTACCTCGACGACTCCGGGCACGGCCTGTCCAACCAGGGGTGGAAGGACTCCGGCGACGCCATGCGCCGCGCCGACGGCAGCATCGCCCCGGCCCCCATCGCCCTGCTCGAGGCCCAGGGGTATGCCGTGGAAGCTGCCCGCGGCGCGGCCCGGCTCCTCGAGGCGCTCGGCGAGGGCGACCCCGCCGGGTGGCGCTCGTGGGCGGACGCCCTGGCCGGTCGGGTCCGCGACCACTTCTGGGTCGGCTCGGGCGAGGAGGCCTACCTCGCCATGGCGCTGGACCGCGACGGACGCCCGGTCGATGGCGTCGGGTCCAACATGGGGCACGTCCTGGAGACGGGCCTGCTCACCGAGGAGGAGTCGGCACGCGTCGTCCGCCGGCTCATGCGACCCGACCTGCTCACCCCCTTCGGCGTGGCCACGCTGTCCGCGGACAACCCGGCCTACAACCCGCTCGGCTACCACACCGGATCGGTCTGGACCCACGACACCGCGATCGCGCTGCGCGGCCTGGTCGCCACCGGTCACCGGGCCGAGGCGGACATCGTCATCGAGGCGCTGCTGCGACTGGCCCAGGCCGTGGACGGGCGCTTCCCGGAGCTCACCTCCGGTGAGCCCCTGGGGTCCACCGCGGTGCCCTACCCCGCGTCATGCCGGCCGCAGGCGTGGTCGGCCGCGACCGCCGGCGTCCTCATGACCGCCGCCGTCGGGCTGGAGGTCGACGTGCCGGGCGGGGTCGTGCGGACCGACCCGTCGGGGGTGCTGCCGCGTCAGTGGCGCCTGCAGGGGGTCACGGTGGCGGGCGAGGAGCTGACGCTCGAAGGGGGCCCGGAGCCACGGTCCTGA
- a CDS encoding cell wall-binding repeat-containing protein — MSPRTPSARRGLVAVGAAVALVGGGAVAATSAPSLPTAPEIEDPTQVHRIAGTDRYETAAEIARAFPADATDTIVVASGEVFPDALSAQMPSTSAGAAGGMARPDADGAGLPVPMLLTKQDALPGATASALTDLAPSQIIIVGGTVAISADVEAELESFGAEVVRISGENRYDTSAEIASLFPTGLPVLYLATGTDFPDALTGGARAGRDGAPMLLTDPDTLRPSTADAIEALQPQSVVVLGGSGAVSDEVVESVTALVPDTTRVFGANRYETAVALAASYEFDSVAYVASGENYPDALTGGALAAYHGGPLLLSRADSVPEPTVAALDRLSPQGVVLFGGEGALSELGVATPLNTWLPLWVDELVVQMLSFNDYHGHIEEEDGTLDEEQDPDQNLVGGAVNLSSTLDALRTRSFDEQSLTVAAGDLIGGSTFVSGLFQDEPSVETLEIAGLDISGVGNHEFDEGVEELLRMQNGGCHPERGCFEEEPYDGADFQWLAANVVDKESGESVLPATEVRTVDDVDVGFIGMTLEETPTLVSPGGVASVEFLDEVETANAQAAELREQGVESIVVLLHEGGYQSGTYRECEGVSGPVVEIAENLDPAIDAVVTGHTHEPYVCSIPDPSGADRLVTSANQYGRVVTETALTISRESGDVIRERAYADNNLVLQSIDDDPEMAAAVDKWVARGEVLGGEVVGTVVEDITGDAGGDRGIETPMADLIADSILYGTDGDDEGGAQISFMNVGGVRDSLLVDEISNEEAPGEVTYQEAYDVMPFGNILVSIDMTGADIKAVLEQQFVPDRGRQYLALGVSEGFTYTWDDEQPEGSKVSDMQLDGVALEMDQTYRVSTLNFLQQGGDSFTAFTEGTNLVGGPEDLANLVDYLRANPDLTAPESRVDGL, encoded by the coding sequence ATGTCCCCCCGAACCCCCTCCGCACGTCGTGGTCTCGTGGCCGTCGGCGCAGCGGTCGCCCTCGTCGGTGGCGGAGCGGTCGCCGCGACGAGCGCGCCCAGCCTGCCGACAGCCCCCGAGATCGAGGACCCGACCCAGGTGCACCGCATCGCGGGCACCGACCGCTACGAGACCGCCGCCGAGATCGCCCGCGCCTTCCCCGCGGACGCGACCGACACCATAGTCGTCGCCTCCGGCGAGGTCTTCCCCGACGCGCTGAGCGCGCAGATGCCCTCCACCTCCGCCGGTGCCGCCGGTGGCATGGCCCGTCCGGACGCCGACGGCGCCGGCCTGCCGGTGCCCATGCTGCTCACCAAGCAGGACGCCCTGCCCGGCGCGACCGCGTCCGCACTCACCGACCTCGCCCCGAGCCAGATCATCATCGTGGGTGGCACCGTCGCCATCTCCGCGGACGTCGAGGCCGAGCTTGAGAGCTTCGGCGCCGAGGTGGTGCGGATCTCCGGGGAGAACCGCTACGACACCTCCGCGGAGATCGCCTCCCTCTTCCCGACCGGCCTGCCCGTCCTCTACCTCGCGACCGGCACCGACTTCCCGGACGCCCTCACGGGTGGAGCCCGCGCCGGGCGCGACGGCGCACCGATGCTGCTCACCGACCCGGACACCCTGCGCCCCAGCACCGCCGACGCGATCGAGGCGCTGCAGCCGCAGTCCGTGGTCGTCCTCGGTGGCTCCGGCGCCGTCTCCGACGAGGTCGTCGAGTCGGTCACCGCCCTGGTCCCCGACACGACCCGGGTCTTCGGCGCCAACCGCTACGAGACGGCCGTCGCCCTCGCCGCCTCCTACGAGTTCGACTCGGTGGCCTACGTCGCCAGCGGCGAGAACTACCCGGACGCGCTCACCGGCGGCGCCCTCGCGGCATACCACGGTGGTCCGCTGCTGCTCAGCCGCGCGGACAGCGTGCCCGAGCCGACCGTCGCCGCGCTCGACCGCCTCTCTCCTCAGGGCGTCGTCCTCTTCGGTGGGGAGGGTGCGCTGAGCGAGCTCGGCGTCGCCACCCCGCTCAACACCTGGCTGCCGCTCTGGGTCGACGAGCTCGTCGTCCAGATGCTGTCGTTCAACGACTACCACGGGCACATCGAGGAGGAGGACGGCACGCTCGACGAGGAGCAGGACCCCGACCAGAACCTCGTCGGCGGCGCGGTCAACCTCAGCTCCACGCTGGATGCGCTGCGCACCCGCTCCTTCGACGAGCAGTCGCTGACGGTCGCCGCGGGTGACCTCATCGGCGGGTCGACCTTCGTCTCCGGCCTCTTCCAGGACGAGCCGTCGGTCGAGACCCTCGAGATCGCGGGGCTGGACATCTCCGGTGTCGGCAACCACGAGTTCGACGAGGGTGTCGAGGAGCTGCTGCGGATGCAGAACGGCGGCTGCCACCCCGAGCGCGGCTGCTTCGAGGAGGAGCCCTACGACGGCGCCGACTTCCAGTGGCTCGCCGCCAACGTCGTGGACAAGGAGTCCGGCGAGTCCGTCCTGCCGGCGACCGAGGTCCGCACCGTCGACGATGTCGACGTGGGCTTCATCGGGATGACCCTGGAGGAGACCCCCACCCTAGTCAGCCCCGGTGGCGTGGCCAGCGTCGAGTTCCTCGACGAGGTCGAGACCGCCAACGCCCAGGCCGCCGAACTGCGCGAGCAGGGCGTGGAGTCGATCGTCGTGCTGCTGCACGAGGGCGGCTACCAGAGCGGGACCTACCGTGAGTGCGAGGGCGTCTCGGGCCCGGTCGTGGAGATCGCCGAGAACCTCGACCCCGCCATCGACGCGGTCGTCACCGGCCACACCCACGAGCCCTACGTCTGCTCGATCCCCGACCCGTCCGGCGCCGACCGCCTGGTCACCAGCGCCAACCAGTACGGCCGGGTGGTGACCGAGACCGCGCTCACCATCTCCCGCGAGAGCGGTGACGTGATCCGCGAGCGGGCCTACGCCGACAACAACCTCGTGCTCCAGTCGATCGACGACGACCCGGAGATGGCTGCCGCCGTCGACAAGTGGGTCGCCCGTGGCGAGGTGCTCGGCGGCGAGGTCGTCGGCACCGTCGTCGAGGACATCACCGGTGACGCCGGTGGCGACCGCGGCATCGAGACCCCGATGGCCGACCTCATCGCCGACTCCATCCTCTACGGCACCGACGGTGACGACGAGGGTGGCGCACAGATCTCCTTCATGAACGTCGGTGGCGTGCGCGACAGCTTGCTCGTCGACGAGATCAGCAACGAGGAGGCGCCCGGTGAGGTCACCTACCAGGAGGCCTACGACGTCATGCCGTTCGGCAACATCCTCGTGTCGATCGACATGACCGGTGCCGACATCAAGGCGGTCCTGGAGCAGCAGTTCGTCCCGGACCGCGGCCGTCAGTACCTCGCGCTCGGCGTCTCCGAGGGCTTCACCTACACGTGGGACGACGAGCAGCCCGAGGGCAGCAAGGTGAGCGACATGCAGCTCGACGGCGTGGCGCTGGAGATGGATCAGACCTACCGGGTCTCGACCCTCAACTTCCTCCAGCAGGGCGGCGACAGCTTCACCGCCTTCACCGAGGGCACCAACCTCGTCGGCGGCCCGGAGGATCTCGCCAACCTGGTGGACTACCTGCGCGCCAACCCGGACCTCACCGCTCCGGAGAGCCGCGTCGACGGTCTGTGA
- a CDS encoding peptidoglycan-binding protein, whose amino-acid sequence MASLLTGTLALSTSMALADEETQVDPAASAAGDQSGAAGQSGAAGQADPGAEGADPGTGGSGEGAGAAVGSTPAPTPGGAGYSHSGSPAGAATFAPLPQDPAYPVPAPPENDGLPVEVDADTSYQDQLSCDPEDRPGVTAFALLLTDHYGREAWSGARPCIDYMSQHHDGRALDWTLNAFDPHERRIGDAAVAWLTENDGEMMRRFGIEYIIWNGLVFMKDDNEWRHYVGPSPHTDHVHLSFTWDGAMMRTSWWTGVAVTEPDLGPCDTVALEYAALHTFPRFEECLEPALAAPRTDFGRVRPGEAGAGVSMLQSVLGIEATGVLDQQTRRALVEWQTEHDLPATGVADALTYAAAQGWDLEEVPESARAITPEDWQVSRFTPYKRLTLTEGETGEAVVALQEALGAEPDGDFGPQTAEALAEWEQTIPVLAEQAERRGDEPAVVTPLTWVYLERAVHPTMALRDVELAEGSRDIGADPDGELAARAVIEGSEDTPYSGGAVAVLQELLGVEVDGSFGPLTAEAVRAVQEGADLEPTGEVDGFTWVAVEAEAIEAERVSAAPGLEAQRIREEQEREKRATQEREEKEREAELARQQEEHEAAVEDADR is encoded by the coding sequence GTGGCCTCGCTGCTCACGGGGACGTTGGCGTTGTCGACCTCGATGGCCCTGGCGGACGAGGAGACCCAGGTCGACCCCGCCGCGTCGGCGGCCGGCGACCAGTCCGGGGCAGCAGGCCAGTCCGGCGCCGCAGGTCAGGCCGACCCGGGCGCCGAGGGTGCCGACCCGGGCACCGGGGGTTCCGGGGAGGGCGCGGGTGCCGCCGTGGGCAGCACCCCCGCGCCCACCCCCGGAGGCGCCGGCTACTCCCACAGCGGCTCGCCGGCCGGGGCGGCGACCTTCGCCCCCTTGCCGCAGGACCCGGCCTACCCCGTCCCCGCGCCCCCCGAGAACGACGGGCTCCCGGTCGAGGTCGACGCCGACACGTCCTACCAGGACCAGCTCTCCTGCGACCCCGAGGACCGGCCGGGCGTCACCGCCTTCGCCCTGCTCCTCACCGACCACTACGGCCGCGAGGCCTGGTCGGGCGCCCGGCCGTGCATCGACTACATGAGCCAGCACCACGACGGCCGCGCGCTTGACTGGACGCTCAACGCCTTCGACCCGCACGAGCGTCGCATCGGCGACGCCGCGGTCGCCTGGCTGACTGAGAACGACGGCGAGATGATGCGCCGCTTCGGGATCGAGTACATCATCTGGAACGGCCTCGTCTTCATGAAGGACGACAACGAGTGGCGGCACTACGTCGGGCCCAGCCCGCACACCGACCACGTGCACCTCTCCTTCACCTGGGACGGCGCGATGATGCGGACCTCCTGGTGGACCGGCGTCGCGGTGACCGAGCCCGACCTCGGGCCGTGCGACACGGTCGCGCTGGAGTATGCCGCGCTGCACACCTTCCCGCGGTTCGAGGAGTGCCTCGAGCCCGCGCTCGCCGCCCCGCGGACCGACTTCGGCCGGGTGCGCCCGGGTGAGGCGGGAGCGGGAGTCTCGATGCTGCAGTCCGTCCTCGGCATCGAGGCCACGGGCGTGCTCGACCAGCAGACCCGGCGGGCGCTCGTCGAGTGGCAGACCGAGCACGACCTCCCGGCGACCGGTGTCGCGGACGCCCTGACCTACGCCGCCGCGCAGGGCTGGGACCTCGAGGAGGTCCCCGAGTCGGCCCGCGCCATCACGCCGGAGGACTGGCAGGTCTCCCGGTTCACGCCCTACAAGCGGCTGACGCTGACCGAGGGCGAGACCGGTGAGGCCGTCGTCGCCCTGCAGGAGGCCCTCGGGGCCGAGCCGGACGGCGACTTCGGGCCCCAGACCGCCGAGGCGCTCGCCGAGTGGGAGCAGACCATCCCGGTGCTCGCCGAGCAGGCCGAGCGTCGCGGTGACGAGCCGGCGGTCGTCACCCCCTTGACCTGGGTCTACCTCGAGCGCGCGGTCCACCCGACGATGGCGCTGCGCGACGTCGAACTCGCCGAGGGCAGCCGCGACATCGGCGCCGACCCGGACGGTGAGCTGGCCGCCCGAGCCGTGATCGAGGGCAGCGAGGACACCCCCTACTCCGGCGGCGCGGTCGCCGTGCTGCAGGAGCTGCTTGGCGTCGAGGTCGACGGCAGCTTCGGCCCGCTCACCGCCGAGGCGGTCCGGGCCGTGCAGGAGGGCGCGGACCTCGAGCCCACGGGCGAGGTCGACGGGTTCACCTGGGTGGCCGTCGAGGCCGAGGCGATCGAGGCGGAGCGGGTCTCCGCGGCTCCCGGTCTGGAGGCGCAGCGGATCCGCGAGGAGCAGGAGCGGGAGAAGCGCGCCACGCAGGAGCGCGAGGAGAAGGAGCGCGAGGCCGAGCTGGCGCGCCAGCAGGAGGAGCACGAGGCGGCGGTCGAGGACGCCGACCGCTGA
- a CDS encoding cell wall-binding repeat-containing protein: MVAGLALAGLTTTSTAQGDGTDESDAGQLQAATATAVDWSGLGQAPCPEGMTRRVSVGAYSMDSAIPQSRFTNGWGLVSSRDGSAARAVVSSSDPSDHFFLPYLEVSVDRRTMLGLSTRGTQGNSAYTRAQVNSVDLRVYADDSWDGRVYDVTAATDDEGGDLGTWFEHRSQSGATTRWDIDNVQVYTCRSAPVSRISGSDRYASAARIAATYPAGVPVAYLATGENFPDAIGASALAAHRGAPVLLTRSTSLPGDTAAQLDRLAPQRLVVLGGTGAVSSAWPARPAPTPGPRAG; this comes from the coding sequence ATGGTCGCGGGGCTCGCGCTGGCCGGCCTGACCACGACCTCCACCGCACAGGGCGACGGCACGGACGAGTCGGACGCCGGACAGCTGCAGGCGGCCACGGCGACCGCGGTGGACTGGTCCGGGCTGGGCCAGGCGCCGTGCCCGGAGGGCATGACCCGCCGGGTGAGCGTCGGCGCCTACAGCATGGACTCCGCGATCCCGCAGTCCCGCTTCACCAACGGCTGGGGCCTGGTCTCCTCGCGCGACGGCTCGGCCGCCCGGGCCGTGGTCTCCTCCAGCGATCCCAGCGACCACTTCTTCCTGCCCTACCTCGAGGTCTCGGTCGACCGCCGCACGATGCTCGGCCTCTCGACACGCGGCACCCAGGGCAACTCCGCCTACACCCGCGCGCAGGTCAACTCCGTCGACCTGCGGGTCTACGCCGACGACTCCTGGGACGGCCGGGTCTACGACGTGACGGCGGCGACGGACGACGAGGGCGGCGACCTCGGCACGTGGTTCGAGCATCGCAGCCAGTCCGGCGCGACCACCCGATGGGACATCGACAACGTGCAGGTCTACACCTGCCGCAGCGCCCCGGTCTCCCGCATCTCCGGGTCCGACCGGTATGCCTCCGCCGCCCGGATCGCGGCGACCTACCCGGCCGGGGTGCCGGTCGCCTACCTCGCCACGGGGGAGAACTTCCCGGATGCCATCGGGGCCTCGGCCCTCGCCGCCCACCGTGGTGCCCCGGTGCTGCTGACCCGCTCGACCAGCCTGCCCGGCGACACCGCGGCCCAGCTGGACCGCCTCGCGCCGCAGCGCCTCGTCGTGCTCGGCGGGACGGGGGCGGTGAGCTCGGCGTGGCCCGCGAGGCCGGCGCCTACGCCGGGTCCACGAGCCGGGTGA
- a CDS encoding cell wall-binding repeat-containing protein, with translation MAREAGAYAGSTSRVTGATRYDVSAALAAAYSPGRPVLYVASGANFPDALAIGARAGDQGVPVLLTPQSGLHPAVEEQIARLDPGRIVVVGGPVAVSDTVVDQLRRHTSGSVTRITGSNRYAVASAIARQFDAEPSRVYVATGTAFPDALVGAARAGSQGVPVVLTRQDQLVSDARTALSALDPLRGVLLGGQGALSSVVMDQVGARVG, from the coding sequence GTGGCCCGCGAGGCCGGCGCCTACGCCGGGTCCACGAGCCGGGTGACCGGCGCGACCCGCTACGACGTCTCGGCGGCCCTCGCCGCGGCATACTCCCCGGGTCGTCCGGTGCTCTACGTCGCGAGCGGCGCGAACTTCCCCGACGCCCTCGCCATCGGCGCCCGCGCGGGCGACCAGGGCGTCCCCGTCCTGCTCACCCCGCAGTCCGGGCTGCACCCGGCGGTGGAGGAGCAGATCGCCCGCCTCGACCCGGGGCGGATCGTCGTCGTCGGCGGCCCGGTCGCCGTCTCCGACACCGTCGTCGACCAGTTGCGGCGGCACACCTCCGGCTCGGTCACGCGCATCACCGGCAGCAACAGGTATGCCGTCGCCTCGGCCATCGCCCGGCAGTTCGACGCCGAGCCCTCGCGGGTCTACGTCGCGACCGGCACCGCGTTCCCGGACGCCCTCGTGGGCGCGGCCCGGGCGGGCAGCCAGGGGGTGCCGGTCGTCCTCACCCGGCAGGACCAGCTGGTGAGCGACGCGCGGACGGCGCTGAGCGCCCTGGACCCGTTGCGCGGCGTGCTGCTCGGCGGGCAGGGCGCGTTGAGCTCCGTCGTCATGGACCAGGTCGGCGCACGGGTCGGCTGA
- a CDS encoding twin-arginine translocation signal domain-containing protein, with amino-acid sequence MMRFEDLPEADTGRLRDRLRERPSRRGFLTRVLGAGTAVGVGSLALINKGSGRAKAQAAYFLDYTDTSTGPCATYARDHTENGIPCGPSPMCTDRACCWKYRSGAGNVVAWHKNGPGADRYYTHRPDDCWNGVYDSWNWKFSDGRTYRCSDGWTCSGSGSCLATICPWAI; translated from the coding sequence ATGATGCGCTTCGAGGATCTTCCGGAGGCCGACACGGGGCGCCTGCGCGACCGGCTGCGCGAGCGCCCGAGCCGACGCGGCTTCCTCACCCGGGTGCTCGGCGCGGGCACCGCCGTCGGGGTCGGGTCCCTGGCGCTGATCAACAAGGGCAGCGGCCGCGCCAAGGCGCAGGCCGCCTACTTCCTCGACTACACCGACACCTCGACCGGGCCGTGCGCGACCTACGCGCGCGACCACACCGAGAACGGCATACCGTGCGGTCCCTCGCCGATGTGCACCGACCGGGCCTGCTGCTGGAAGTACCGCTCGGGCGCCGGCAACGTCGTGGCGTGGCACAAGAACGGCCCGGGGGCCGACCGCTACTACACCCACCGCCCGGACGACTGCTGGAACGGCGTCTACGACTCCTGGAACTGGAAGTTCAGCGACGGCCGCACCTACCGGTGCTCCGACGGCTGGACCTGCTCGGGCTCCGGCTCCTGCCTGGCCACGATCTGCCCATGGGCGATCTAG
- a CDS encoding App1 family protein — protein sequence MARPHIAALLEDSVRRRLDSRLRRRGWHERLFGYTGYGTPTRARIFARVLLSRHEPEESRTALTHAQESLLDIAQRGWRLFLTAPAVDVGVHVRLGEAEVTARTDRGGYVDVEIEGHGLEPGWQEAHLDLGNGDSLTVSVLVVDPAVGVGLVSDIDDTVMVTHLPRIFIAGWNTFVRSEQVRQAVPGMSAMYRALLSEAHGMPVFYLSTGAWNTAPALTRFLRRHDYPVGPMLLTDWGPTNTGWFRSGQEHKEAELRRLREDFPGMRWILVGDDGQHDPVIYGEFAQEHPESVEAICLRELTPAEQVLSSGLPVATDELLGKRVQVPMLKASNGFGLHQLLVGARTRSGEEG from the coding sequence ATGGCGCGTCCCCACATCGCCGCCCTGCTCGAAGACTCCGTCCGACGACGGCTGGACTCCCGCCTGCGTCGGCGCGGCTGGCACGAGCGGCTGTTCGGTTACACCGGCTACGGCACTCCCACGCGGGCCCGGATCTTCGCCCGGGTGCTGCTGTCCCGGCACGAGCCGGAGGAGTCCCGCACCGCGCTGACCCATGCGCAGGAGTCGCTGCTCGACATCGCGCAGCGGGGCTGGCGGCTCTTCCTCACCGCCCCGGCGGTCGATGTCGGGGTGCACGTCCGGCTGGGGGAGGCCGAGGTGACCGCGCGCACCGACCGGGGCGGCTACGTCGACGTCGAGATCGAGGGTCACGGCCTGGAGCCAGGGTGGCAGGAGGCGCACCTCGACCTCGGCAACGGGGACTCCCTCACCGTCTCGGTGCTCGTCGTCGACCCGGCCGTCGGCGTCGGCCTGGTGAGCGACATCGACGACACGGTGATGGTCACCCACCTGCCGCGTATCTTCATCGCCGGGTGGAACACCTTCGTGCGCTCCGAGCAGGTTCGCCAGGCCGTGCCGGGGATGAGCGCGATGTACCGCGCCCTGCTGTCCGAGGCGCACGGCATGCCGGTCTTCTACCTCTCGACCGGCGCCTGGAACACCGCTCCGGCCCTCACCCGCTTCCTGCGCCGCCACGACTACCCCGTGGGGCCGATGCTGCTCACCGACTGGGGGCCGACCAACACCGGCTGGTTCCGGTCCGGTCAGGAGCACAAGGAGGCCGAGCTGAGGCGGCTGCGGGAGGACTTCCCGGGGATGCGCTGGATCCTCGTCGGCGACGACGGGCAGCACGACCCGGTGATCTACGGCGAGTTCGCCCAGGAGCACCCCGAGTCCGTCGAGGCCATCTGCCTGCGTGAGCTGACCCCGGCCGAGCAGGTCCTCTCCAGCGGTCTCCCGGTGGCCACCGATGAGCTGCTCGGCAAACGGGTGCAGGTGCCGATGCTCAAGGCGTCCAACGGTTTCGGGCTCCACCAGCTGCTCGTGGGGGCCCGCACCCGGTCGGGGGAGGAGGGCTGA